From the genome of Labrus mixtus chromosome 17, fLabMix1.1, whole genome shotgun sequence:
ctgcagtgtgtctagctccactCTTTAGGGTCGGATCAGTACGCTTGGCAACCCAACAGAAGGGAAACAAAAAAGTACGGCGGTACggatcagttattttggtaccattgcCAACTGttgacagtggaaacgccaataaatatGTTCCATACCAAACCAAACTGAACCGGACCCCTTGTTGGAAACCGGACTTTAGAGACATAAATCAGTCGCAAAAGCATCACGACTCTTTAACACGGTCATTGCCAAGATACGCTGTGAAACGTGTATTATCTTGTTACCTGACAGAATCAAATTAGTTGTGGTCCAGTACAGTTGGGTTCGGTACGCATTTATTTGCGTTTCCAcagtcaaaagttgggaatggtaccaaaaaaaacaatccatacCGTCCAGCTTCTATGCTACTCTTCTGTTCGGGTAATATTAGTGTTTAATATAACTGGTGTGCGTTGGAAAAGAAGATATTAAAAATCAATGTGCAACACCCAGCAGGCAGCCAATCATCGTTAAAGATCGTTATGCGGTTGAACTTTGAGACAGatttggccaatcagatttttgGGGGCCGTCCATGCCAGCCCCTGGACAGGACCCTGGGTTTGTGGTCGCGGTGACTGAAAAGCTGTCAAGCAGGAAATAATTGCTTGCTTAAAACCGAATGTGTGTTTATAACTTGTGTGTTCGTTAGCTTGGAGGAACAGGACAATTTCCACAACCTGTCTACAGATGACTCTTCAACTTGAAGTAGAAACTCCGATGACTGCTTCTTTgaactaaacacacagaaaccatTTGTGTGTAGTCAAATGCACTGACTTTAGAAAGCATTTGTTGTTACATTAAAGGGGTTTTCAGTCTTTTGAATGAATGATTTCAGGGCCCAAGCAGACACAATGTTCGGTGGGACGGATGCGGCTGAAATATCAAACCACTGCTCTTTGCAGCAGATGTCTGCATCATTTAGACATTTAGGTGGGGCATCCAAAGAAGTCCATGCCGATGTTTCGTGGGTACCCTCCAAGCACTTTCAGTGCCACATGATCGAACTTCCAGTAGCGCGATCCGCTCAAGAAAGTGGCATAACCTGTCAGAGTGTGAGAAAGACAACAGTAAGCTAAAGactttgacaaataaaaaagaaaaccaacagGTTCTTCACAGAGTCCTCACCATATTTGTCCCGAAAGGCTGCATCAATCCGACTGGGCACTCCTTCCCAATAATGGATGCTGTGAGGATGGACACTGTCCACTTGGTTCTGCTGTGGGTTGAAAGACCAGTACGAAGCAGACTTGAAGAGGTAGACTTTCTCCTTGTGGTTTTCCTCCCACTTCAGCGCTGCTTCGATATCTGTTATAGGAAGACCCAGCTGCCGCACTGAATCTGGTCCTGTGATCTTCCTCTCAGCATCAAACACCCAGTAGTTCTCACCtggaaaaaagtcagaaaatggAAAATCTTTTATCGACATCCTACAGACTTTGACAGACTTTCCTTAGATATGAAACCATCGAAAGCCCTACACTTGAACTCTTTTCATTGCACACTCTTGATTTAGCTCCAGCCCTCGAGATATCAACAGCATTTATCTACTGCTCCAAATGAAGCCTTTTCAAGTTTGTCTCTGTATGATGATGACCAACCTTGAAAGAACCAAATGTTCCCAGTCTTGTCTTCATACGCAGCATCGATGTGGTCAGGAATGCCTCTCCAGTGGCGTGAAGCCAAGGCTGGATAGCCAGCTTGTAGCTGCCCATCACGAATACGCCAAACGTACAGGGACTTGAAGAAGAACAGCTCTCCTCTGATCATGGACACGGCATCAAAGCTTGTTCTGCAGGCGTCCGGCTGGAAAACCACACACAGAGTTGGATGATTTCTGTCTTTGGACATAAAACTTAAGCTACAAAATTCAAGGGTTTGAAGTCCTTTCCCGTTGTCCTACCATTCCAATGTCTATCTCATTGGTCTCCGTCATAGGAGGGGGTGCATGCCGAGGACTGCCATATAAATACTGGATGCCCCTCTTGTCGTCCTCGCTCAGCTGCAGAGGGTAGGAGTCGCTGTAGAAAGGATTCATCACGGCATCAAGCTCCATGGAGTGCTGCAGACCCAAGACATGACCGAACTCATGAGCCGCCACCTGCAGGAGATCAGTGCCTAGCAAGGGTTGAAAAGGGATTAAAGGACAGGAAGTTAGCTTGTTCAAGTTAGAAGGAAAACCCCTTAGAACCAGGATATAGTCAACACTGAAGATCTATTAACCTCAAAAACCGTtggcacacatgcacatctgaAATTTCTACAAAACTGTAGGACAGCATGCCCCTGAAATCTTGCTCTTTCATACATGTACTTCAACGCAGGAGATCTTCACTGTCTGACGAGAGGAGGGGGCTCTGTGCTACAGTGCAATTTTTTGcctttgtatcaatgctgcATGTAATTGGACACATCACAGTATCAGCGCAAGAGTGCAAAACAACATACTGGCAAAGACTGTACCACTCTTGCAGAGGTTGCAGGATAAATGAGAAATCATCCCACCCACTCTTGCTGAAATTTggttgtttgcgttcacacttGTCGCTCAtgaggaagttttcaggagttttgtacatgtgtgaaaaagggTTGAAGTACCTCTGATTTACTCACCCACATCATTTCCAAATGTCCAATGCTCATCATAATCAAAGTGAacctctccttctctgtgtgtCCTGGGGAAAAAGGCGTGGGCGAGGATTCCTCCAGGACCATCGAAAGGTAGGCTGTCCCCATGCCAGTACCTGCCCAAGCACATCTGTTACTGTACATAAGCAATCTCATATATCTGATACCATGCCATTCTTATATGCTTACCATGCTGGTGTTTTATGTTCAAGCATAAACAAAATTGGCATAGCagatcactttgtttttttggtgctCAGCATAGTTATGTAAGTAATTGATTCAAGGTCAACTCTTGACAAAACAAGGGCTTGGCAGTAGTAGTTATGAAACTCTAACGTAATGCATACAGTGAAACGAGAGTTGTTATGACATGGAAATATCGTGAACCAAATGCCAAAATGACTAATCCGAGCTGATAAATATGTAGCTGAAGGCTCATATTAAAAACGCTGCCAAACAAGTCCTGTATTGTTTTCATTCAGGTTGTAATCTGCTCTTGGGCTTGGCTGGGATACacctcattttgtttttttcctgggTCACTCCAACAAAAGGATCCAAAAGATTTATGTCTGAGGGGAGATTATAGAGATCATCTGGAAAACAGAAGGATACCCACTTTGGGTCTGTGTCTAAAGGGTCTTTTAAATTATTGGTTACACCTATTTCCTACAAGTTCTCCAGTCCTTGCAGAATAAAACTCATTTGTTCCTACAATTCCTGTAGTTAGTCTCTGTACCTGTGGCAAGTTACacctagtgttgtagtcaagaccacactaaacGAGACCAAGACTTACCCAAGACCAGCGTGCTCCCAGACCaagacaagaacaagacatttagggatctagactgagtcaagacctagactgaggcagggcgagacagagaccataaatatcactgaaaaatcataaTCTTGTGTGctgggggcgtgtcactcacttataTCATAACACCGGGAATGTTGAGgctgtaaccgggggataaatatcaaataatgaattaattgaagttattcgttttccttcttatcacagtaatgacgaGGAAAattagcctgtcagtggtggtcctgaccggtcttgattttaaatccGCAGTCCCACCAGTatgagaccgagacaaaaccGAGTAAAAATGCGTTCTATTCCAAGACAAAAAGGgttcttgagaccaagaccgatttcaagtACAACACTATTtgtctttgcttatttttttattttttgtgtttattgttgatatttaatattatacctttgtacaaagagagcacagtttaccaaagtaaaattccttgtgtgttaagcatacctggccaataaagctgattctgattctgattctagtGACACCACCTCTTGCCTCCCCACATCCACTCTAGACAAGCATTTGATAAACCGGTGAAATGGTCCCACTTTGGAAAGGTTTAAGCACCAAAAGACTTTGGTTAGGTTTTACTCGTTCCTGTTCTAATGAGAGCAACAGATTgacttaaagtaaaaaaaataacacaagcaAGGCACCTGATGTGGTTGACATTGGTGGGTAATGTACGTGACATGAAGAGCCTTCTTACCTGTTGAAGTCAAGTATGATGTCCGCTTTCTCAGTGATGACCTCTCTGAATGTAAGAGGAGTCACTTCACTCCAAACACCGAATGCCTCCTGAAGGACTCTCCGGACTCTGTCCTCACTCATCTGCCAGGGGAAACGCAGAATCCTGAAGGACACAGTCATTTCAAAACATCAGGAATTAACTCAAGGTGCTTTTGAGCCAGAACAGGCAGGTATACAGGAGTACATATTTTAGCCATTACAAAGGAGAACCACTTCTTAGACCATCAAACAAGACGCATCGTTGTTAAGATGTTTGAAATTATTTGTGATTTAGCAGATCAGTGATGATGGCCAAATCCCAGCCCACATTCCAGGAGCTTAtccatttaaggctttaaaTACAGCGGTAGAGCTTAAAATATAGTCTTTATACCAATGGTCACCAATACATGTCTGCCAGAGCACAATCTAGAAACCCATTGGCCATTGGCTTTGGAGGCAACAGCCAACTCTTTGGGGTTTCCTTCATAGCCAGGGATTAGCAATAAAAGACCTCCAGGAAAGGCTTCCGTTTCCATTTATTGGCTTGGGATACAGTCTGACGAGCAACATAAGAAGTAGGAATGGAGTTGGTGTAGAGAAACAACGTCTATACGCAGATtgttacttacttacttactccTCTTCGTCCCCTATGGGACCTAAGGCTTCATTGAGCACTCTCCATTATATTCGGTCCCTGGCAGCATGTTGGGCCTCTCCCCATGACAGGTTCATCTGTTCCAGCTCTTGTGTCACAGTTCTGCGCCAGGTGGTTTTTGGCCTCCCAGGTTTTCTTTTGCCTGGTGGTGTCCATCTAGTGGCGACTTTTGTGATGCGGTCCTGCTCCATCCTCAATACATGTCCTAGCCATCTCAGGCGTCTGTGCGTAATCTCCTTGGTGATGCTCCGGCTTCCCGTTTTTTTGTCCTCGTTGGTTGGTGCATAGCACTGTAAGATGGTGAGTTTGCAGTACTTTGAGTTGAGGCGTACTCGGATCAGCCTTTCACTTACTGGTTCCCACTCCAGCAAGGTTTTGGCCTTCTCCTTGGAGATTAAGATGGCTACATGTGTGTGGTTGTTCTCGTGGCCAGAATGGAGGATGACAGACCCATCATGCAGGACTTGACGACCGGAGCCGGTCCAGTGACTCTCACTTATCCCGAGGATGTCTAGGTGGTACCTTTTCATCTCACTGAGGACTTGTGCTGTCTTGGTTGTCTCAAACATGGTTCGGACGTTCCATGCTCCAATTCGGATCTTGGTTTTAGGCCCTAGTAGGCCCTCTTTTGCACTCCTGACTTCCTTTCGGCTTTCATCAGAAGTGGTCATACTGCCACCCAAAGAGTTTGGGTGGCTGGGGTCTACAATGGGCCTGATGTCAATAGGATTTCTCATTTTAGTTTCTGCAACAGTAGGTTTTTTTACGGGGTTGCGTTGTTAGCGCCACGCCCAACCCCCAACCTGGAGGACCAGGTGCTGCCTTTTGTCTCACTCCTCACCCAAGACCAGTCTGGTATGGTTGAACCTGCCAGGAGCCATAGGCTCCCTCCAGTATAGCTCTCAGGATCATAGAAGCATGCAAGCCTCTCCACCACGGCAAGGTCACAGCACAGGGAGACTTTTACTCAGATATCTGCTTAAAGACGTTAATCAAAGCAAGGTGGTGTAAGGTGACTGCCGATGGGTCGGAGGATTGCATCGCAGTGGCCCTTGCTCTCCACATGGACTGTTTTTCTGCACACGACCAAAATTCGCAGAAAGGCTGGTGGGCGATTTATCCGCAATACAAATGGAAACCCTGAACACTTACCATACCAAAATCTGATCCCAGGCCAACATACTCTGTATATTCTactaaaaatcaaattatttcaATAGCTGTTTCAATACCACGGAAAGAAGAATAAGACAGGGGCACCGAAAGCCTAGttgttagtgtgcacgccctaTATACAGAGGCTAGTCCCCTAAACAAGCTGGGCCAGGCTCTaaaccgacctgtggctccttttcatgtctttccccactctccccGATGTCagactatccactgtcctatctctaaataaaaacataaaagcccacaaataaacctttaataataaaaataaataaataacacaaaggCAAGCAATGCTCGGCAATTTCTTGAtactatcaatcattaaaataataaagtttttatctttttaaaacatgtggttttGAAAAGTATTGAAGATTTGACTATAGCCAGAACATGTGTGATGCATTGTAAATCTTTAATCATTGAAGGTTGTTTCAGATTGGAATCTGTAAACTTCGTAATCAGTACAGTATTCAAGCCAAACTTAATAAAAGCATGAGAAACCATTTCCAGGACGTCCACGTCTTTGATTTGGCAGAGGTTCTCAGCTCAAAGAGGCTGTTCCAAACATAACTGACTTGTTAATTAAAATTCAATGAAACGTTAAAGACTACACCAATATCTTTTTGTTCTCTAATTGTGCAAATTCAACGACGGGGCCCGAGGTGCATTGCTTTGGCTGGTGAAAGAGTTAGTTGAGCCCAACATGATTGGTTTGGTTTTGATTAAGTTGTATGAGGTCAAAGAGGCTGTTGGAGGCAGACACTGTCAGATGAAACTGGTGGTTAAATTATaatcaaaatgtaatatttcataaaaatagAGCCAAGGGGGGAGCatgaagaaggaaaataaaagaggcCCTAAAATTGTGCCTTGGGGGATGCCACattaaacacactcagacattgTTAGTTCAGCGTGTCAGCACTGATACCAGAGTTAGAATCCATTTATCCAGGAGCATCAAGTTAAACCACCCGGAGGTTATTTAAACAGTGAACACCAAATGTCTGATACATGCATTTTTCAttacacagcagcacacacacctgttatgTGCGAGGGGAATCCCTTCATATTGTCAGTGATTCTTGCCGGAGGTGAAGTTGTTCATTTTACATCCTGACTTTCATGTCTGAGCTCGTCCACTCAGCTCAACAATAAGAAAGAACACATTCTCTCTAACCAGCGTCTGTTAACACAAAAAGATTTATGCCAAGTGGAATGACTGACATGGATGCCAAGACACTCAGAAtgtaaactgtaaaatataaacttaccctttattttgaagttggcgCACCTTTTCTAAAGCTGCACTGCACCTGTGCTGTGCGTGCAGTCATTCTACACTCCAGAGCTTCCAGCATGTAGATATTATACAACCCCATTTCCAATAAAGTCCAGAtgcagaatgtgatgatttgcaaaacattgaaaccctttatttaattgaaaatagcATAAAGGCCGCGTGCGAAATGTGGAAACAGAAACTTCATTGTTTTTGGAAACATAAACgcccattttgaatttttgtttcaaaaatTTGGGAGAGTGGCAACACAAGACTGAAAAAGGTGTGGAAAAACtcaaagaatgaaagaaaacaattgttaacaaaaaaaaaggtaaactgCAAAACAGATAAGTGACATGACTGGGTATAAATAGCCTGAGAGGCGGAGTCTTTCTGAAGTAAAGAGGGCACTCCGTAAAAGACTGGGACTGAAATATAGTGCAAACTTTTTCTTTGAGTAGAATTCAATCTTGCGATCTCTTGGTCTACAGTACAATATGTCATTAAAAGATTCAGTTAAACTGATGAAATCTCTCTTTGCAGGGGACAaggcacaaaacaaaaacaatgctgGGTGGCTGTGATGTTTGGTCCCTCAGACTTCCTGTTCTCAAACAGACATGAGGCTGTAGTGGAAATTGCTGCATGGGCTCAGTAACACTTCCAAAGGCCAAAGTCTGTAAGCGCATTCATCGCCACATTCAGAGGCGCTGCTAGTCGACAGGCAAGGGAGGCAACTGAAACTTCCCTAAAAGGGCCATGCTCACATTGTTGCGCTGCTAAGTGTCACAATTTTCCTGTGAAACTGAATTTTGTGAATGAAAGTCCCcattgtagttgttttttttatataacataatgGTTATGAACGAtggttgggtgggggggggcccTGTGAGCTGTGAGATTTTGCtttgggccccaacagactctagaatcgtcACTGAATTCAAGCTCAATCTCTACCAAGCAAAGAGTAGTCGTTAAACGAAGAGTTGATGCAACTGAGTGGTTACATGACCACGTCCCGACCTGTGCATCTCTGTGCTTTGTAAGTCATTACATTCAATCTCTATTTACATTTGCAGAGCATTCCAATGTTTTGGAAACAGGGTCGTATGTCCTGGTGTCCTGATGTTGCTGGAATACTACTGAAAATGATTATTACTTTGCAGTAAAAAGAACCCAACAGCAACATTACTTAATGTTGTTCAAATTCACTATTCAACAAATTACTTGAGATCGTTTATTAAGCCCAGCCCACATCTTTTGTTTAGCGTGTTGTTCCCTGTAATCATGAATATAATTCACTCCAGAAACTCACTCTGGTCAGAACAAAGTCTACAGCTTTGTTTTGAACTTCTGTCCCCAGTGTGCATGAACAAAAGTTTCCAGAAACAGCCACACAAGTTATGaatctagtttttttttaaagtagagttTGTAATCCCACACTGCATTGGATATTCAGGGTTAGGGGTGGAACATTTTTGCAGTATATGTACTTAATCTCTGAAAGGATCATTAAACAAGGTTTGATAACCATCTTAATAATAATGTGATCTTTTTAAGTGGCTGGGTATATGACAATAGCATGgagaaatgtagaaaatgtttttttaatcctttttttattttcagtgaagAACCCTGAGATCTTCTGCTTTATAGCACCTAATCCAGGCAGTGATTACAATGTCAACACGTCGTAATTTTGAAAATAGTTTAGTGTTATCCAAACATAACTTCAAGGTCACATTGTTGTCaagtgaaaacatgtttgagctGGCTATGTTTGATTTTTCTGCCTTAATGGCGGTGCAACCACAAGatgtaaacacaacactgtGTTCAAACCTCTTGAAAAACTGCTGAAGTTTCtgggggtgagctgcatgtgtgaacgcaattCTTTCATCCCACCTTTACCCAGATTGTTTCCTGCCTGCCCCACTAGTGAAATTCTGCATGAAGCTGAAGTTAGGTTGGGTgaaagcaggaaatattcaggaaaattcaccgcGAGCGAGAGGGAAGGGGTGATTATGTTTATATCCTGAAACTGCTGCTCGACTGTGTGATCGTTGTGCACGCAAGCTCTCTTTTTGCTCGTTGAAATTATGAATACATCCAATTCCAAGAAGCGTTGAGTTGTTTTTTGTCGCTTGCTGTCTGTTTACATCATGACCTGCCCCCTTGTAAGACCGGCCCCCTCCCACCTGACAGAGAAAACTTTACCCTGTGAGACAGAAAGATTTCAGAGGCAGACTGACCTGAAATTTTCCTGAAACTTTTAGGAGAGTATGCATGTGTGAAGTCAGCTGCTGATATATACCTCAATGgcaaatctattttttattcacACATCCCACAGACATGCAGCAGTCCAATATTTACTCTGTTTTGGTTTCCACTGCTACTTATGAGGAATCTGCTGCTCAAAAACTCTTCTTTCAATCAAGTAGTCTTTAACAATCTGATTCTTACAGACAAATAGGAACCTTTTAAGATCACACAAGGTGACTCGACTTATGTTAAAATGATGTGCCAGAACCTCCAAAATAATGCTAatgtaaaatgcatttttgggtcgctggtggcctagtggttagctTGGGCGCACCATGTACTAAGGCTGTAGTCCTGTAAGCGGGGCtgaccagtggctcctttcaagcatgtcattccctactctttCTCGCCCCAATAGCTATTTACCATCTGTTTAATTTTGAAACATCTGTGTTGATTAGAGTAAGGAACCAAAACAGCCTGGGGGTTGTTTTAAGAAAGATCTTTGTGATTTTGGTTAGACAAtggtggggcggctgtggctcagttggtagagtcggtcgtctctcaaccggaaggtcgagggtttgatcgccagctcctgcagccacaagtccgatgtgtccttgggcactGCTGACTGCTTACCTGTGTACTGACCTGGACTGTTTATTAAATCTCTGATGTTTACTGAACTCTTCCTCGTTTGAGTCTGCATTTGGGGGGTCTGTGTTTCTATCTGGTTTTGTTAGTcgtataaataaaatatgctaCATTGCAAACGAGACCacagtgtcatctgcaaaaTAGCGGTTTCATTCCTCGTGGTTTGAGTGAAACCACAACTTTTTATGGATCTGCTGAAGTGTTCGAGGTTGTCATGCTCTCTAAGGAATAATGTTTTGAGCTCTTGTCAAGCTTGCATTTTTGTGAGCTCAATGAGTCGAGCAAAGTGCATGTGGGACACAATGAGCAGCTGTTGCGGCTCCGCATAGTTCATTCTTACTTTTCAGAATGTGTTTGCAGTTAACACTAAAGTTTTACTGCTGACTATGAGGCGCTCTTTCAAACATACACTGTGCACGTTTGTCATTTCTACATTCCTCCGTCAGCCTCTCATCAGAGCAGAAGGATTTTGTAAACAGCGCAAGAGTCTTAATGTAGCCACAGGACGTTAACACAAGCACGTATTCCCCAACACAAACAGAGGTTTACAGAATGAGGTAGTGATGACAGAACTCTGCTTTAGCCACACTGACCACACGGGTAAACATATGTGACGAATAACAATGtctcaaaaataataattatccAGCTCTGTAACTTCTAATTACAGGACACTACACAGTTCATTTAAAAGACGAgaaactctgctgctctgacatTGAACCTACAAACAATTTACATCGAAAGCTTTTACATGCACGAGACATAAATCAGAGACAGAAGTGGAGCTAAACAGCTGAAGAAACCAAACTGAATATTTGTGTTTCTTACTTGTAAGTGAGGTCAGTCTTGTCCCAGCGTCCTCCGAACAGAGCGTATCTCTTCTTGCGCTGCTGGCGGCTCAGACctccattcttcttcttcttcaggtggaAGTAGGACAGGCCGACTTGCGTTAAGTTGGGGTAGTCTGGGACTCCGCAGCGAGGACGCTTCCAGAACTCAGTGTCGTTTTTGGACCCAGGTACAGTCTTCAGACGGTGGTCTTTGTTCAGCATGTCCTGTTCATgttttcccctcttcttcacACCGACGTGGCTGCTGCTGTGATCCCCTTCCTGCGAACAAAAGGTCATCATACAGAGACGCTTTGTAAGTCGTTGCAAAAAATCTTGAAAGTCTTTATTGGCTAACAATAATAAATACTTTCTCATTTCCAACTGGACATTGTCAGattttatgctgatgataccATGTTGTATTCAACACATCTTCTCTTCCTTTAAAGctccaaaaagacaaaatatatatattcattttacaagagaactacaatttAATGTTCTTAATCTGATGCATGCTTAGTTTGAATGCACATGGTTACTAGGAATCTTGATAGATGGCAGATTGTCCTTAAAGGTCGAATCAGAAGaagtttcttctcttttcagcTCGCCTGTCTTTGATTACACTTTGAATAAATTCAATCACATGAAGAATTGATTTAAAGCCAACGACTGTCATTATGGTGTCGGCCATccagtgtctttttttacattatgtcCTGCCTTCCCGTTCCGACAGGGAAAAATTCCCCTCGTGAGGGACGCGTGCGATTGAGATTTAAGGGGCCGACTGTCAGAACTTTTCTGGACATTTTTTAGGAGTGCACGTGCCAGTCGAAGCTAAAGTCAGTGATGCttttaaatatcttgttttgTAAATCTTATGTCTGTCTAAGGAGATCTTCTAACAAGTGTCTGGGTGGATATGAGACTCTTTCATagacagtgacatcatcactcaCTCATACAGTTTCATTTCTGTCCTGCTGATGTGACTTTTTGCCGTTAGCGAGGTCAGCGGTCCTGGTAACCTGTGATTATTGGTACAGCCCAGGTTTAAAGACGCTGAGTGGGCTTTTTAACGTTGAGAAGATCTGGACGTATACACACATCTGTGAGGCATGAGGGAGGAAAGTGTTGTGTCCTTGTCCCATGTCGCTACTTCGGATTGTCATTTAGAT
Proteins encoded in this window:
- the LOC132992182 gene encoding stromelysin-3-like, producing MMFCSSILALHLFLCVHSLPVHERRTGSKYKQLQEGDHSSSHVGVKKRGKHEQDMLNKDHRLKTVPGSKNDTEFWKRPRCGVPDYPNLTQVGLSYFHLKKKKNGGLSRQQRKKRYALFGGRWDKTDLTYKILRFPWQMSEDRVRRVLQEAFGVWSEVTPLTFREVITEKADIILDFNRYWHGDSLPFDGPGGILAHAFFPRTHREGEVHFDYDEHWTFGNDVGTDLLQVAAHEFGHVLGLQHSMELDAVMNPFYSDSYPLQLSEDDKRGIQYLYGSPRHAPPPMTETNEIDIGMPDACRTSFDAVSMIRGELFFFKSLYVWRIRDGQLQAGYPALASRHWRGIPDHIDAAYEDKTGNIWFFQGENYWVFDAERKITGPDSVRQLGLPITDIEAALKWEENHKEKVYLFKSASYWSFNPQQNQVDSVHPHSIHYWEGVPSRIDAAFRDKYGYATFLSGSRYWKFDHVALKVLGGYPRNIGMDFFGCPT